The following are encoded in a window of Ricinus communis isolate WT05 ecotype wild-type chromosome 4, ASM1957865v1, whole genome shotgun sequence genomic DNA:
- the LOC8284444 gene encoding uncharacterized protein LOC8284444 isoform X2: MGTPERGSPLPTSVTRLWRPAAQRNLRNQWSKLASCRSEWFSCSSAARSHATSLVNAFLSQKYVPSMELGILNEMPDIRNKACSKLFKQQELHQRKLLSSYKDMVAVVTRMVNVSRLMRCYVKGPSSSPILQFSTSSENNDDNEQLAEELVQMFTSELNLKRLLVAELLTLSCEGPQLNELCWSYELYPGEFNDLSICNLYSIETCKPVPPGLVGRKYEMPTMQFKNQPNREVLQFTVLQVYLTTWLAEVNIDTHRVDEIFAIIGDEMHVSLS, encoded by the exons ATGGGAACTCCGGAGAGAGGCTCTCCACTGCCGACATCAGTAACCCGACTTTGGAGACCAGCGGCGCAGAGAAACCTGAGAAACCAGTGGTCAAAGTTAGCATCTTGTAGAAGTGAATGGTTCTCTTGCTCTTCTGCTGCCAGATCACACGCTACTTCTCTTGTTAACGCTTTTCTCTCTCAAAA ATATGTGCCTTCAATGGAGCTTGGGATCCTAAATGAAATGCCTGATATTAGAAATAAAGCTTGTTCTAAATTGTTTAAACAGCAG gagCTTCATCAGAGGAAACTTTTATCATCTTACAAGGACATG GTGGCTGTTGTAACTCGAATGGTGAATGTCAGTAGATTAATGAGATGCTATGTCAAAGGACCAAGCAGTAGTCCCATTTTGCAGTTCTCTACAAGTTCTGAGAATAATGATGACAATG AGCAATTAGCAGAGGAGCTTGTTCAAATGTTTACATCTGAGCTGAATTTGAAG AGATTGCTTGTAGCAGAGTTACTTACCCTCAGCTGCGAAGGCCCACAACTCAATGAATTATGTTGGTCATATGAGCTGTATCCTGGAGAATTTAATGATTTGAGCATTTGCAACTTATATTCGATAGAAACTTGTAAACCAGTACCCCCTGGACTGGTGGGAAGGAAGTATGAAATGCCTACCATGCAATTCAAGAATCAACCAAACCGCGAAGTTTTGCAG TTTACTGTATTACAGGTGTATCTAACAACATGGCTGGCAGAGGTGAATATTGATACTCATAG GGTGGATGAAATATTTGCAATAATTGGAGATGAGATGCACGTTAGCTTATCATGA
- the LOC8284444 gene encoding uncharacterized protein LOC8284444 isoform X1 translates to MGTPERGSPLPTSVTRLWRPAAQRNLRNQWSKLASCRSEWFSCSSAARSHATSLVNAFLSQKYVPSMELGILNEMPDIRNKACSKLFKQQELHQRKLLSSYKDMVAVVTRMVNVSRLMRCYVKGPSSSPILQFSTSSENNDDNGDGAGIPVFAFWSISYFEQLAEELVQMFTSELNLKRLLVAELLTLSCEGPQLNELCWSYELYPGEFNDLSICNLYSIETCKPVPPGLVGRKYEMPTMQFKNQPNREVLQVYLTTWLAEVNIDTHRVDEIFAIIGDEMHVSLS, encoded by the exons ATGGGAACTCCGGAGAGAGGCTCTCCACTGCCGACATCAGTAACCCGACTTTGGAGACCAGCGGCGCAGAGAAACCTGAGAAACCAGTGGTCAAAGTTAGCATCTTGTAGAAGTGAATGGTTCTCTTGCTCTTCTGCTGCCAGATCACACGCTACTTCTCTTGTTAACGCTTTTCTCTCTCAAAA ATATGTGCCTTCAATGGAGCTTGGGATCCTAAATGAAATGCCTGATATTAGAAATAAAGCTTGTTCTAAATTGTTTAAACAGCAG gagCTTCATCAGAGGAAACTTTTATCATCTTACAAGGACATG GTGGCTGTTGTAACTCGAATGGTGAATGTCAGTAGATTAATGAGATGCTATGTCAAAGGACCAAGCAGTAGTCCCATTTTGCAGTTCTCTACAAGTTCTGAGAATAATGATGACAATGGTGATGGTGCAGGAATCCCTGTCTTTGCATTTTGGTCTATTTCATATTTTG AGCAATTAGCAGAGGAGCTTGTTCAAATGTTTACATCTGAGCTGAATTTGAAG AGATTGCTTGTAGCAGAGTTACTTACCCTCAGCTGCGAAGGCCCACAACTCAATGAATTATGTTGGTCATATGAGCTGTATCCTGGAGAATTTAATGATTTGAGCATTTGCAACTTATATTCGATAGAAACTTGTAAACCAGTACCCCCTGGACTGGTGGGAAGGAAGTATGAAATGCCTACCATGCAATTCAAGAATCAACCAAACCGCGAAGTTTTGCAG GTGTATCTAACAACATGGCTGGCAGAGGTGAATATTGATACTCATAG GGTGGATGAAATATTTGCAATAATTGGAGATGAGATGCACGTTAGCTTATCATGA
- the LOC8284445 gene encoding protein Asterix, translating into MSSHNNSSSANDPRQPSAAKPYVAPMISPQDLPVDYAGFIAVVFGVAGVMFRYKLCSWLAIIFCAQSLANMRNVENDLKQISMATMFAIMGLVTNYFGPSRPSSQAQK; encoded by the exons ATGTCGTCGCACAACAACTCATCGTCGGCGAACGATCCACGTCAGCCTTCGGCGGCGAAGCCTTACGTGGCACCGATGATTTCACCTCAAGATCTTCCAGTTGATTACGCTGGTTTCATCGCTGTCGTCTTTGGTGTTGCTGGTGTCATGTTTAGG TACAAGTTATGCTCGTGGCTTGCTATTATATTCTGTGCGCAATCACTTGCCAATATGAGAAACGTTGAGAATGATCTTAAACAGATCTCCATGGCTACCAT GTTTGCAATCATGGGGTTGGTGACAAACTATTTTGGCCCTTCTCGACCCAGTTCACAGGCACAAAAGTGA
- the LOC8284451 gene encoding UDP-glycosyltransferase 83A1 isoform X1 yields the protein MEYSASSISNNNDGKASVHVLVLPFPSIGHLSPTMQLVHRLADHGVMITILTIDGTHTRRLVKEQSRNEINIVTVPDGLETEDERRDEMKVLESFFEVMPDHTFNFVRNVNQQQDFQEISCVISDIMNVWSLEIVSEMGLKMALFYSPAIGCMATCLNISKLFEDGLVDAQGSPNNNKEILLSPYLPELRSSDYPWIVPGNLLLQEMFFQLVSSYEQYHRCYDWVLGNWFQDLDPSIDDSLPNILSVGPLIANGRSDSESLWSRDMSCLSWLDKQPPRSVIYVAFGSTGKKSQQQFDELALGLELVGKPFIWVVKTDPSNGVSANYPDGFQERVANQGMMVEWAPQEKVLAHPSVACFLNHAGWNSVMESISYGIPMLCWPHMADHFYNRTCICNGWKIGLELKPDDNGIVTRHQLKLKVEELLSNTGIRSNALKLKSLAQKSISKGGSSSKNLEYFVAQLKQLNL from the exons ATGGAGTACAGTGCTTCTTCAATTTCCAATAATAATGACGGTAAAGCTAGTGTTCATGTGTTGGTTTTGCCATTCCCATCAATAGGACATTTAAGTCCAACAATGCAGCTGGTGCATCGCCTTGCTGATCATGGAGTCATGATCACAATCCTGACAATAGATGGTACACATACGAGGAGGCTAGTCAAAGAGCAATCAAGGAATGAGATTAACATAGTTACGGTCCCTGATGGACTGGAAACAGAAGATGAGAGAAGAGATGAAATGAAGGTGCTGGAGAGTTTCTTCGAAGTCATGCCTGATCACACTTTCAACTTCGTCAGGAATGTCAATCAGCAACAGGATTTCCAAGAAATTAGTTGTGTCATTTCTGATATAATGAACGTATGGTCTTTGGAGATTGTAAGTGAAATGGGATTGAAGATGGCTCTTTTTTACTCACCAGCAATCGGATGCATGGCAACCTGCCTAAACATATCAAAGCTTTTTGAGGATGGGTTGGTTGATGCTCAAG GTTCTCCAAACAATAATAAGGAGATTCTGCTGTCGCCATATTTGCCAGAGCTGAGAAGTTCTGATTACCCGTGGATCGTTCCAGGAAACTTGTTATTGCAAGAGATGTTTTTTCAACTTGTGAGTTCTTACGAGCAATATCATAGATGTTATGATTGGGTTCTGGGCAACTGGTTTCAGGATCTTGACCCTTCCATTGATGATTCTCTCCCAAACATACTGTCTGTTGGTCCCTTAATTGCAAATGGCAGGTCAGATAGTGAAAGCCTTTGGTCTCGAGACATGAGTTGCTTAAGTTGGCTTGATAAACAACCTCCTAGATCAGTCATCTATGTTGCCTTTGGCAGCACCGGAAAGAAAAGTCAGCAGCAATTTGATGAACTTGCACTTGGCCTGGAACTTGTAGGTAAACCATTTATATGGGTTGTTAAAACAGACCCGAGTAACGGGGTTTCTGCTAATTATCCTGATGGTTTCCAAGAGAGAGTAGCTAATCAAGGGATGATGGTTGAATGGGCACCTCAAGAAAAAGTGTTGGCTCACCCCTCAGTTGCATGTTTCCTGAATCATGCTGGCTGGAACTCAGTTATGGAGAGTATAAGCTATGGGATTCCCATGCTCTGTTGGCCTCACATGGCAGACCATTTTTACAACAGGACTTGTATATGTAATGGTTGGAAGATTGGTTTGGAGTTGAAACCTGATGATAATGGGATTGTCACAAGGCATCAACTCAAGCTGAAGGTGGAAGAATTGCTTTCTAATACTGGTATAAGGTCTAATGCATTGAAACTGAAAAGTTTGGCTCAAAAGAGTATAAGTAAAGGAGGATCTTCCTCCAAGAATTTGGAGTACTTTGTTGCTCAGCTCAAGCAGCTCAATCTTTGA
- the LOC8284451 gene encoding UDP-glycosyltransferase 83A1 isoform X2 — protein MQLVHRLADHGVMITILTIDGTHTRRLVKEQSRNEINIVTVPDGLETEDERRDEMKVLESFFEVMPDHTFNFVRNVNQQQDFQEISCVISDIMNVWSLEIVSEMGLKMALFYSPAIGCMATCLNISKLFEDGLVDAQGSPNNNKEILLSPYLPELRSSDYPWIVPGNLLLQEMFFQLVSSYEQYHRCYDWVLGNWFQDLDPSIDDSLPNILSVGPLIANGRSDSESLWSRDMSCLSWLDKQPPRSVIYVAFGSTGKKSQQQFDELALGLELVGKPFIWVVKTDPSNGVSANYPDGFQERVANQGMMVEWAPQEKVLAHPSVACFLNHAGWNSVMESISYGIPMLCWPHMADHFYNRTCICNGWKIGLELKPDDNGIVTRHQLKLKVEELLSNTGIRSNALKLKSLAQKSISKGGSSSKNLEYFVAQLKQLNL, from the exons ATGCAGCTGGTGCATCGCCTTGCTGATCATGGAGTCATGATCACAATCCTGACAATAGATGGTACACATACGAGGAGGCTAGTCAAAGAGCAATCAAGGAATGAGATTAACATAGTTACGGTCCCTGATGGACTGGAAACAGAAGATGAGAGAAGAGATGAAATGAAGGTGCTGGAGAGTTTCTTCGAAGTCATGCCTGATCACACTTTCAACTTCGTCAGGAATGTCAATCAGCAACAGGATTTCCAAGAAATTAGTTGTGTCATTTCTGATATAATGAACGTATGGTCTTTGGAGATTGTAAGTGAAATGGGATTGAAGATGGCTCTTTTTTACTCACCAGCAATCGGATGCATGGCAACCTGCCTAAACATATCAAAGCTTTTTGAGGATGGGTTGGTTGATGCTCAAG GTTCTCCAAACAATAATAAGGAGATTCTGCTGTCGCCATATTTGCCAGAGCTGAGAAGTTCTGATTACCCGTGGATCGTTCCAGGAAACTTGTTATTGCAAGAGATGTTTTTTCAACTTGTGAGTTCTTACGAGCAATATCATAGATGTTATGATTGGGTTCTGGGCAACTGGTTTCAGGATCTTGACCCTTCCATTGATGATTCTCTCCCAAACATACTGTCTGTTGGTCCCTTAATTGCAAATGGCAGGTCAGATAGTGAAAGCCTTTGGTCTCGAGACATGAGTTGCTTAAGTTGGCTTGATAAACAACCTCCTAGATCAGTCATCTATGTTGCCTTTGGCAGCACCGGAAAGAAAAGTCAGCAGCAATTTGATGAACTTGCACTTGGCCTGGAACTTGTAGGTAAACCATTTATATGGGTTGTTAAAACAGACCCGAGTAACGGGGTTTCTGCTAATTATCCTGATGGTTTCCAAGAGAGAGTAGCTAATCAAGGGATGATGGTTGAATGGGCACCTCAAGAAAAAGTGTTGGCTCACCCCTCAGTTGCATGTTTCCTGAATCATGCTGGCTGGAACTCAGTTATGGAGAGTATAAGCTATGGGATTCCCATGCTCTGTTGGCCTCACATGGCAGACCATTTTTACAACAGGACTTGTATATGTAATGGTTGGAAGATTGGTTTGGAGTTGAAACCTGATGATAATGGGATTGTCACAAGGCATCAACTCAAGCTGAAGGTGGAAGAATTGCTTTCTAATACTGGTATAAGGTCTAATGCATTGAAACTGAAAAGTTTGGCTCAAAAGAGTATAAGTAAAGGAGGATCTTCCTCCAAGAATTTGGAGTACTTTGTTGCTCAGCTCAAGCAGCTCAATCTTTGA